The Natrinema salifodinae genome includes a window with the following:
- a CDS encoding HalOD1 output domain-containing protein, with protein sequence MEIESAAVESPPQDGISGSTYRADAEQPLSEAVIDAIATESGVDVLELADEFGPLYDVIDPSALDSLFQSTGAADRSVGTVTFDYAGYRITVDQAGEVTLAEQ encoded by the coding sequence ATGGAGATTGAAAGCGCAGCCGTCGAGTCACCGCCGCAGGACGGAATCAGCGGGTCCACGTACCGCGCCGACGCGGAGCAACCGCTCAGCGAGGCGGTCATCGACGCGATCGCCACGGAGTCGGGGGTCGACGTCCTCGAACTCGCCGACGAATTCGGACCGCTGTACGACGTGATCGACCCGTCGGCGCTGGATTCGCTGTTCCAGTCCACGGGCGCCGCGGACCGTTCCGTCGGGACCGTCACGTTCGACTACGCGGGGTATCGGATCACGGTCGACCAGGCGGGCGAGGTAACGCTCGCCGAGCAATAA